In Pseudomonas sp. Leaf58, one DNA window encodes the following:
- a CDS encoding acetyl-CoA carboxylase biotin carboxylase subunit yields the protein MIKKILIANRGEIAVRIVRACAEMGIRSVAIYSDADRHALHVKRADEAHSIGAEPLAGYLNPRKLVNLAVETGCDALHPGYGFLSENAELAEICAERGIKFIGPAADVIRRMGDKTEARRTMIAAGVPVTPGTEGNVADIHEALSEGERIGYPVMLKATSGGGGRGIRRCNSREELEQNFPRVISEATKAFGSAEVFLEKCIVNPKHIEAQILGDSFGNVVHLFERDCSIQRRNQKLIEIAPSPQLTPEQRAYIGDLAVRAAKAVNYENAGTVEFLLADGEVYFMEMNTRVQVEHTITEEITGIDIVREQIRIASGLPLSVKQEDIQHRGYALQFRINAEDPKNNFLPSFGKITRYYAPGGPGVRTDTAIYTGYTIPPFYDSMCLKLVVWALTWEEAMDRGLRALDDMRVQGVKTTAAYYQEILRNPEFRSGQFNTSFVESHPELTNYSIKRKPEELALAIAAAIAAHAGL from the coding sequence GTGATAAAAAAAATCCTGATCGCCAACCGGGGTGAAATCGCAGTTCGGATCGTGCGTGCTTGCGCCGAGATGGGCATTCGCTCGGTAGCGATCTATTCCGACGCCGACCGGCACGCTTTGCACGTCAAGCGCGCCGACGAAGCTCACAGCATTGGTGCCGAGCCGCTGGCCGGTTACCTGAACCCGCGCAAGCTGGTGAACCTGGCTGTGGAGACCGGCTGTGATGCCCTGCACCCGGGCTATGGTTTCCTGTCGGAAAACGCCGAACTGGCAGAGATTTGCGCCGAGCGCGGCATCAAGTTCATCGGCCCGGCTGCCGATGTCATTCGCCGCATGGGCGACAAGACCGAAGCGCGTCGCACCATGATCGCCGCCGGTGTACCGGTAACCCCGGGCACCGAAGGCAACGTCGCCGATATTCATGAAGCCCTGAGCGAAGGTGAGCGCATCGGTTACCCGGTCATGCTCAAGGCCACCTCGGGTGGTGGCGGCCGTGGTATTCGCCGTTGCAACAGCCGCGAAGAACTGGAACAGAACTTCCCACGGGTGATCTCCGAGGCCACCAAGGCTTTTGGCTCGGCCGAAGTGTTCCTGGAAAAGTGCATCGTCAACCCCAAGCACATCGAGGCGCAGATCCTCGGTGACAGCTTCGGCAACGTAGTGCACCTGTTCGAGCGCGATTGCTCGATCCAGCGCCGTAACCAGAAGCTTATCGAGATCGCCCCAAGCCCACAGCTCACCCCCGAGCAGCGCGCCTATATCGGCGACCTGGCGGTGCGTGCGGCCAAGGCGGTGAACTACGAGAACGCCGGTACTGTGGAGTTCCTGCTCGCTGATGGCGAGGTGTACTTCATGGAAATGAACACCCGGGTGCAGGTGGAACACACCATCACCGAAGAAATCACCGGTATCGACATCGTCCGTGAGCAGATCCGCATCGCTTCGGGCCTGCCGCTGTCGGTCAAACAGGAAGATATCCAGCATCGTGGCTACGCGTTGCAGTTCCGTATCAACGCCGAAGACCCGAAAAACAACTTCCTGCCCAGCTTCGGCAAGATCACCCGTTACTACGCCCCCGGCGGTCCCGGCGTGCGTACCGACACGGCGATCTACACCGGCTACACCATTCCACCGTTCTACGACTCCATGTGCCTGAAGCTGGTGGTGTGGGCGTTGACCTGGGAAGAAGCCATGGACCGCGGCCTGCGGGCCCTGGACGACATGCGTGTGCAAGGGGTGAAGACCACCGCCGCGTACTACCAGGAAATCCTGCGCAATCCGGAATTCCGTAGCGGCCAGTTCAATACCAGCTTCGTCGAAAGCCACCCTGAACTGACCAACTACTCGATCAAGCGCAAACCCGAAGAGCTGGCCCTGGCCATCGCCGCCGCCATCGCCGCCCACGCAGGCCTGTGA
- a CDS encoding LysR family transcriptional regulator has protein sequence MRKSLMRMTLRQLQIFNEVCDLRSYSRAAEEMALTQPAVSLQIRQLEELIGQPLFEYVGKKLYLTEAAEALQRASHDIFGRLESLDMQLSDMQGSLQGQLKLAIESSAKYFVPHLFAAFKQRHPEVNLTLTVVNRAQAIRRLSDNRDDLIIMSMVPQDMGLEFLPFLNNPIIAVAPPEHPLCKLEQLRLQDLEPHTLLIREQGSGTRKACEEYFKDKRVHFTQTLEVASADAQRECVIAGLGIALLTRHAVNLELATGVLKELPVEELPLYRSWCVVQAKAKRQSPVALAFLAFIRSERALISALVERFSGKLPPTSATP, from the coding sequence ATGCGTAAGTCACTGATGCGTATGACTTTGCGTCAACTGCAGATCTTCAATGAAGTCTGCGATTTGCGCTCGTACAGCCGTGCGGCGGAGGAGATGGCGCTGACGCAACCCGCCGTTAGCCTACAGATCCGTCAGCTCGAAGAGCTAATCGGCCAGCCGCTGTTCGAGTACGTAGGCAAAAAGCTCTACCTAACCGAAGCCGCCGAGGCCCTGCAACGCGCCAGCCACGACATCTTCGGGCGCCTGGAGAGCCTGGACATGCAACTGTCGGACATGCAGGGCTCACTGCAGGGGCAGTTGAAACTGGCGATCGAGTCCAGTGCCAAGTACTTCGTGCCACACCTGTTCGCCGCCTTCAAGCAGCGTCACCCGGAGGTCAACCTGACCCTCACGGTGGTCAACCGCGCCCAGGCCATCCGCCGGCTTTCGGATAACCGCGACGACCTGATCATCATGTCCATGGTGCCGCAGGACATGGGCCTGGAGTTTCTGCCGTTCCTCAACAACCCGATCATCGCGGTGGCACCGCCCGAGCACCCGCTGTGCAAGCTGGAGCAACTGCGCCTGCAAGACCTGGAGCCTCATACCCTGCTGATACGCGAACAAGGCTCGGGGACGCGTAAGGCCTGCGAGGAGTATTTCAAGGACAAGCGCGTGCACTTTACCCAGACCCTGGAGGTGGCCTCGGCCGATGCCCAGCGCGAGTGCGTGATCGCCGGCCTGGGTATCGCCTTGCTGACCCGCCATGCGGTTAACCTGGAGCTGGCCACTGGTGTGCTGAAGGAGCTGCCGGTAGAGGAGTTGCCGCTGTACCGCAGCTGGTGCGTGGTGCAGGCCAAGGCCAAACGGCAATCGCCGGTAGCCTTGGCCTTTTTGGCGTTCATCCGCAGCGAACGTGCGCTGATCAGCGCGTTGGTTGAGCGTTTTTCGGGGAAGTTGCCGCCGACGTCTGCCACACCGTGA
- a CDS encoding PA3496 family putative envelope integrity protein yields MARDFDGTYQPNAKARKQQEKDQRRMEYRRAIESYCDQRQLLRDLVDYPELQALTVWQTSAATSPKNAQPTR; encoded by the coding sequence ATGGCTCGTGACTTCGACGGTACGTACCAACCCAACGCCAAGGCTCGCAAGCAACAAGAAAAGGATCAACGCCGCATGGAATACCGCCGCGCGATCGAGAGCTACTGCGACCAACGTCAATTGCTCCGTGACCTGGTGGATTACCCCGAGTTGCAAGCACTCACGGTGTGGCAGACGTCGGCGGCAACTTCCCCGAAAAACGCTCAACCAACGCGCTGA
- the hexR gene encoding transcriptional regulator HexR, whose translation MNLLQHIAQSRHLLRKSELKVADHVLLDPAAVMHSSMADLAHSVGISEPTIVRFCRAIGCSGFQDLKLKLAQSLAAGASFGQFAIHEDDSVADYSLKIFDTTLHTLMEVREHLDPQALQQAVSAMAQAQRVEFYGFGASGAVAADAQHKFFRLLLSAAAYSDPHMQAMSAVTLKPGDVAVCISQSGRSKDLLITANLVRESGANLITLCPSQTPLAELSTVNLAIDVHEDTEIYTPLTSRIAHLVVIDVLAMGVAMARGPSLVNHLKSVKRSLRSLRLSPKSIKATDD comes from the coding sequence GTGAATTTGTTGCAACATATCGCCCAATCGCGCCACCTGCTGCGCAAATCGGAACTCAAGGTAGCTGACCACGTGCTACTGGACCCGGCTGCCGTCATGCACAGCTCCATGGCCGATCTGGCGCACAGCGTGGGTATCAGTGAACCAACCATCGTGCGTTTTTGCCGCGCCATCGGTTGCTCGGGCTTCCAGGACTTGAAACTGAAGCTGGCCCAGAGCCTGGCCGCCGGGGCCAGTTTCGGCCAGTTCGCTATCCATGAAGACGACTCAGTCGCTGACTACAGCCTGAAGATTTTCGACACCACCCTGCACACCTTGATGGAGGTGCGCGAGCACCTCGACCCGCAGGCGCTGCAGCAGGCTGTAAGCGCCATGGCCCAGGCGCAGCGTGTGGAGTTCTATGGTTTTGGCGCCTCCGGTGCGGTGGCCGCCGATGCCCAGCACAAGTTCTTCCGCCTGCTACTCAGCGCTGCAGCGTATTCCGACCCGCACATGCAGGCGATGTCGGCGGTTACCTTGAAGCCGGGCGATGTGGCGGTGTGTATTTCCCAGTCGGGCCGCTCCAAGGACCTGCTGATCACCGCCAACCTGGTGCGCGAGAGCGGTGCCAACCTGATCACCCTGTGCCCCAGCCAGACGCCGTTGGCCGAGTTGTCGACGGTCAACCTGGCCATCGACGTGCATGAGGACACCGAAATCTACACCCCGTTGACCTCGCGTATCGCCCACCTGGTGGTGATCGACGTGCTGGCGATGGGGGTAGCCATGGCGCGCGGGCCGAGCCTGGTCAACCACCTCAAGAGCGTGAAGCGCAGCTTGCGCAGCCTGCGCTTGTCGCCCAAGTCGATCAAGGCTACCGACGACTGA
- the zwf gene encoding glucose-6-phosphate dehydrogenase: protein MTIPCDILVFGGTGDLALHKLLPALYHLFREARLNNAVRIIALARRNLPRNDYLKLAERHCRAQIARSDFDEEVWQRFSARVDYFAMDASQSADFGRLARYLGEPGGLTRIFYLATAPNLFVPIANHLRNAGLADAEARIVLEKPIGHSLQSATAINEAIGAVMEENQVFRIDHYLGKETVQNLMALRFANALLEPVWRNNQVDHVQISVCETLGVENRGAYYDRAGATRDMLQNHLLQLLCLVAMEPPAQFEAEAVRDEKVKILRALKPITGQDVQDKTVRGQYGAGRIGGQEVPAYYFEKDVDNDSDTETFVAIEAHIDNWRWAGVPFYLRTGKRMARRSSQIVIQFKPVPHELFSGGQVNQLLIQLQPDERISLRMMTKSPGKGMRLEPVDLDLNLAQVFSQTRRWEAYERLLLDILEGDSTLFMRRDEVEAAWAWIDPIIKGWEEHFQPPRHYAAGSNGPEQASSLLARQARHWHG from the coding sequence TTGACTATTCCTTGCGACATTCTGGTCTTCGGCGGCACCGGCGATCTGGCCCTGCACAAATTACTTCCGGCGCTCTACCACCTGTTTCGCGAGGCCCGTCTGAACAATGCCGTGCGAATTATTGCCCTGGCGCGACGCAACCTGCCCCGTAACGATTACCTCAAGCTCGCCGAACGCCATTGCCGGGCACAGATCGCCCGCAGTGACTTCGACGAAGAGGTTTGGCAGCGGTTTTCCGCGCGGGTCGACTATTTCGCCATGGATGCTTCGCAAAGCGCCGACTTCGGCCGCCTGGCGCGCTACCTGGGCGAACCCGGCGGCTTGACGCGCATCTTCTACCTGGCCACCGCCCCCAACCTGTTCGTGCCAATTGCCAACCACCTGCGTAACGCCGGGCTGGCCGATGCCGAAGCGCGCATCGTGCTAGAAAAGCCAATCGGCCACTCGCTGCAATCGGCTACCGCCATCAACGAAGCGATTGGCGCGGTAATGGAGGAAAACCAGGTATTTCGCATCGACCATTACCTGGGCAAGGAAACCGTGCAAAACCTGATGGCCCTGCGCTTCGCCAACGCCCTGCTGGAGCCAGTATGGCGCAACAATCAGGTCGACCATGTGCAGATCAGTGTGTGCGAGACCCTGGGTGTAGAGAACCGCGGCGCCTACTACGACCGCGCCGGGGCGACCCGCGACATGCTGCAAAACCACCTGCTGCAGTTGCTGTGCCTGGTGGCCATGGAGCCCCCGGCACAGTTCGAGGCCGAAGCGGTGCGCGACGAAAAAGTGAAAATTCTGCGTGCCCTCAAGCCCATCACAGGCCAGGACGTGCAGGACAAGACCGTGCGCGGGCAGTATGGCGCTGGGCGCATCGGCGGCCAGGAAGTGCCGGCCTACTACTTTGAAAAGGACGTCGATAACGACAGCGACACCGAAACCTTCGTCGCCATCGAGGCGCACATCGACAATTGGCGCTGGGCCGGTGTGCCGTTTTACCTGCGCACCGGCAAGCGCATGGCACGGCGCTCATCGCAGATCGTCATTCAGTTCAAGCCGGTGCCCCACGAGCTGTTCAGCGGTGGCCAGGTGAACCAACTGCTAATTCAGCTGCAACCGGACGAACGCATCAGCCTGCGCATGATGACCAAGAGCCCCGGCAAGGGCATGCGCCTGGAGCCAGTGGACCTGGACCTGAACCTGGCACAAGTGTTCAGCCAGACCCGGCGCTGGGAGGCTTATGAACGGCTGCTGCTGGATATCCTGGAAGGCGATTCGACCTTGTTCATGCGGCGAGATGAAGTGGAAGCAGCCTGGGCCTGGATCGACCCGATCATCAAGGGTTGGGAGGAGCACTTCCAGCCCCCCCGCCACTATGCGGCCGGCAGCAACGGCCCGGAGCAGGCCAGCAGCCTGCTGGCCCGGCAGGCCAGGCACTGGCATGGTTGA
- the uvrD gene encoding DNA helicase II: MRTDDLSLLLNSLNDAQRQAVAATLGRQLVLAGAGSGKTRVLVHRIAWLIQVEQASPHSILSVTFTNKAAAEMRQRIEQLLGINPAGMWVGTFHGLAHRLLRAHWQEARLVQNFQILDSDDQQRLIKRVMRELGLDEQKWPARQAQWFINGQKDEGLRPQHIQAGGDLFLSTMRDVYSAYEQACERAGVIDFSELLLRALDLWRDHPGLLEHYQRRFQHVLVDEFQDTNAVQYAWLRLLARGGASLMAVGDDDQSIYGWRGAKIENIHQYTADFPDAEMIRLEQNYRSTGGILKAANALIANNSGRLGKELWTDMGEGEPLTLYAAYNEHDEARYVVETIESLVKQGNARNEIAILYRSNAQSRVLEEALLRERIPYRIYGGQRFFERAEIKNAMAYLRLLEGRGNDAALERVINVPPRGIGEKTVEAIREHARHSQLSMWQAMCQLLAAKALKGRAASALGAFIELIEGLAAKVVDMPLHTMTQTTIEQSGLIIYHQEEKGEKGQARVENLEELVSAARNFESTDEDADLSPLSAFLGHASLEAGDTQADEHEDSVQLMTLHSAKGLEFPYVFLVGMEEGLFPHKMSLEEPGRLEEERRLAYVGITRAMRQLVMTYAETRRLYGSETYNKVSRFVREIPAGLIQEVRLSNSVSRPFGGVKTATNSNLFANASIPQTAFNLGQRVQHAVFGEGVILNFEGSGAQARVQVNFAEGSKWLMLGYAKLEAI, encoded by the coding sequence ATGCGCACAGACGACCTCTCCCTCCTGCTTAACTCCCTCAACGATGCCCAACGCCAGGCCGTAGCGGCCACGCTCGGGCGTCAACTGGTGCTTGCCGGCGCCGGTTCCGGCAAAACCCGCGTGCTGGTGCACCGCATCGCCTGGCTGATCCAGGTGGAGCAGGCATCGCCGCACTCGATCCTGTCGGTAACCTTCACCAACAAGGCTGCAGCAGAAATGCGCCAGCGGATCGAGCAACTGCTGGGCATCAACCCAGCAGGCATGTGGGTTGGCACCTTCCACGGCCTGGCCCATCGCCTGTTGCGCGCCCACTGGCAGGAAGCGCGGCTGGTGCAGAACTTCCAGATCCTCGACAGCGACGACCAGCAGCGCCTGATCAAGCGGGTGATGCGCGAGCTGGGCCTGGACGAGCAGAAGTGGCCGGCACGCCAGGCTCAGTGGTTCATCAACGGGCAGAAGGACGAGGGCTTGCGCCCGCAGCATATCCAGGCCGGCGGTGACCTGTTCCTGTCGACCATGCGCGACGTCTATAGCGCCTATGAACAGGCTTGCGAGCGCGCTGGGGTTATCGACTTCTCCGAGCTGCTGCTGCGCGCGCTGGACCTGTGGCGCGATCACCCAGGCCTGCTGGAGCACTACCAACGGCGCTTCCAACATGTGCTGGTAGACGAATTCCAGGACACCAACGCCGTGCAGTACGCCTGGCTGCGCCTGTTGGCGCGCGGTGGTGCCAGCCTGATGGCGGTGGGCGATGACGACCAGTCGATCTACGGCTGGCGCGGCGCCAAGATCGAGAATATTCACCAGTACACTGCCGACTTCCCTGACGCCGAAATGATCCGCCTGGAGCAGAACTACCGCTCCACCGGCGGCATCCTCAAGGCGGCCAACGCCCTGATCGCCAACAACAGTGGGCGCTTGGGCAAGGAACTGTGGACCGACATGGGCGAAGGCGAACCGCTAACCCTGTACGCGGCCTACAACGAGCATGACGAAGCGCGCTATGTAGTGGAAACCATCGAGAGCCTGGTCAAGCAGGGCAATGCGCGTAACGAAATCGCCATCCTGTACCGCTCCAACGCCCAGTCGCGGGTGCTGGAAGAAGCTCTGCTGCGCGAGCGCATTCCCTACCGCATCTACGGCGGCCAGCGCTTCTTCGAACGCGCCGAAATCAAGAACGCCATGGCTTACCTGCGGCTGCTCGAAGGGCGTGGCAACGATGCCGCCCTGGAGCGGGTTATCAACGTGCCGCCGCGCGGCATTGGCGAAAAAACCGTCGAGGCTATCCGCGAACACGCGCGCCACAGCCAGCTGTCGATGTGGCAGGCGATGTGCCAGTTGCTGGCTGCCAAGGCCTTAAAAGGCCGCGCTGCCAGCGCCCTGGGGGCGTTCATCGAGCTTATCGAAGGGCTGGCTGCCAAGGTTGTGGACATGCCGCTGCATACCATGACCCAGACCACCATCGAGCAGTCCGGGCTGATCATCTATCACCAGGAAGAAAAGGGTGAAAAGGGCCAGGCGCGGGTAGAAAACCTTGAGGAACTGGTGAGCGCAGCGCGCAACTTCGAGTCCACTGACGAAGACGCCGACCTCTCGCCACTCTCGGCCTTCCTCGGCCACGCCTCGCTCGAAGCGGGCGATACCCAGGCCGACGAGCATGAAGACAGCGTCCAGCTGATGACCTTGCACAGCGCCAAGGGCCTGGAATTCCCATATGTATTCCTGGTGGGCATGGAAGAAGGCCTGTTCCCGCACAAGATGAGCCTGGAAGAGCCCGGCCGCCTGGAAGAGGAACGCCGCCTGGCCTACGTGGGCATCACTCGCGCCATGCGCCAGCTGGTCATGACCTACGCCGAAACGCGTCGCCTGTATGGCAGCGAGACCTACAACAAGGTATCGCGTTTTGTACGTGAGATACCGGCGGGCCTGATTCAGGAAGTGCGCCTGTCCAACAGCGTCAGCCGCCCGTTCGGCGGGGTCAAGACGGCTACCAACAGCAACCTGTTCGCCAATGCCAGCATTCCACAGACTGCGTTCAATTTGGGCCAGCGTGTGCAGCACGCGGTGTTTGGCGAGGGCGTAATCCTCAACTTCGAGGGCTCCGGCGCCCAGGCACGGGTGCAGGTGAATTTTGCCGAAGGCAGCAAGTGGCTGATGCTGGGGTATGCCAAGCTCGAGGCCATCTGA
- a CDS encoding Tim44 domain-containing protein, whose translation MQRFLSIALALCVGLTLSLDANAKRFGGGKSSGSAPIHQTRQATPTTPAAAPTAPGRAAPAASGASRWLGPLAGLAAGGLLASMFMGDGFEGFQIMDFLIVALIAFLVFRFIAARRRQQQPQMAMPGHAPMQREAHAQPAQPSVFGGSAAPAAAATPVINAPAWFNEQSFLAAARNHFQSLQQHWDANEMDKIAEFVTPQMLEFLKRERAELGDGFQSTYIDNLEVQLDGVDDRADRTDATLTFRGVSKNSRFDQGELFSESWHMVRAPGENQPWLVAGIRQNG comes from the coding sequence ATGCAACGTTTTCTTAGCATCGCACTGGCGCTTTGCGTCGGCTTGACGCTGAGCCTGGACGCCAACGCCAAACGTTTCGGCGGCGGCAAGAGCTCGGGCTCCGCGCCTATCCACCAGACCCGCCAGGCCACGCCAACCACGCCTGCCGCCGCGCCGACCGCACCTGGCCGTGCCGCTCCGGCCGCCAGCGGTGCTTCGCGCTGGTTGGGCCCACTTGCCGGCCTGGCCGCCGGTGGCCTGCTGGCTTCCATGTTCATGGGCGACGGTTTCGAAGGTTTCCAGATCATGGACTTCCTGATCGTGGCGCTCATCGCCTTCCTGGTGTTCCGCTTCATCGCTGCGCGTCGTCGCCAGCAGCAGCCGCAAATGGCCATGCCAGGCCATGCGCCGATGCAGCGTGAAGCTCACGCGCAGCCTGCCCAGCCGTCGGTCTTCGGTGGTTCGGCCGCACCCGCTGCCGCTGCCACTCCGGTGATCAACGCCCCGGCCTGGTTCAACGAGCAAAGCTTCCTGGCTGCCGCCCGTAACCACTTCCAGTCGCTGCAGCAGCACTGGGATGCCAATGAAATGGACAAAATCGCCGAGTTCGTCACCCCGCAAATGCTTGAGTTCCTCAAACGCGAGCGCGCCGAGCTGGGTGATGGCTTCCAGTCCACCTACATCGACAACCTTGAGGTACAGTTGGACGGTGTTGACGACCGCGCCGACCGCACCGACGCCACCCTCACCTTCCGTGGCGTATCGAAAAACTCGCGCTTCGACCAGGGCGAACTGTTCAGCGAAAGCTGGCACATGGTTCGCGCCCCAGGCGAAAACCAGCCTTGGCTGGTCGCCGGTATCCGTCAAAACGGCTAA
- a CDS encoding SMI1/KNR4 family protein, translating to MEEVIEQLREANEPVPVPLELPDEDQLVEIEEQLFINIPFVFKEFLLTVSDVVYGSLEPVTATDPQSHTYLPDVASNAWDAGVPRDLIPLCQDGDNYYCVEEDGTVVLWDAEEEIVGEESWESVWHWARDVWLES from the coding sequence GTGGAAGAAGTGATCGAACAACTCCGTGAAGCCAATGAGCCGGTACCAGTGCCCTTGGAGCTTCCCGACGAGGACCAGCTGGTAGAGATCGAAGAACAGCTGTTCATCAATATTCCATTCGTGTTCAAAGAGTTTCTCCTGACCGTAAGCGATGTGGTTTACGGCTCCCTTGAGCCTGTGACCGCCACCGACCCGCAGTCTCACACTTACCTGCCAGATGTGGCGTCCAACGCCTGGGATGCCGGCGTGCCGCGGGACCTGATTCCGCTGTGCCAGGACGGCGACAACTACTACTGCGTCGAAGAAGACGGCACCGTGGTGCTGTGGGATGCGGAAGAAGAAATCGTCGGCGAAGAAAGCTGGGAATCGGTATGGCATTGGGCGCGGGATGTTTGGC